The following proteins are co-located in the Brevibacillus laterosporus DSM 25 genome:
- a CDS encoding DUF2634 domain-containing protein, which yields MFPALESNVELTDATSPIPWTYKLDWTTFQFIKGTDGRHVKTSTYAEYLEEIAKKILHTKRFQYAIYSDRIGVDFFEHIGKLPKHVPLALIKRDVEDALEAHSEIERAEVLDIKYRDNRIALRLEIEGVRGKTKVVVDIWKR from the coding sequence ATGTTTCCTGCTTTAGAGAGTAATGTAGAGCTGACAGATGCTACTTCCCCGATACCCTGGACATATAAATTAGATTGGACTACGTTTCAATTTATCAAAGGAACAGATGGTCGACATGTAAAGACCAGTACTTATGCTGAGTATTTGGAAGAGATTGCGAAAAAAATTCTGCATACCAAGCGCTTCCAATATGCGATTTACAGCGATCGAATAGGGGTAGATTTTTTTGAGCATATTGGCAAGCTACCAAAGCATGTGCCCTTGGCTCTTATCAAGCGTGATGTGGAGGATGCGCTGGAAGCTCATTCAGAGATTGAACGAGCAGAGGTTTTGGACATTAAGTATAGAGACAATCGGATTGCCCTGAGGCTAGAAATTGAAGGAGTACGGGGAAAGACTAAGGTGGTGGTAGATATTTGGAAACGTTAG
- a CDS encoding XkdQ/YqbQ family protein → MRVIYGKDATRLELTPAVTDISWSSSRGQIAQSCQIQLRNPPVLAAAGYLMMFPHELKESEQLFHGPLVEWNRDEKTKDVSGTAYELSWYLQKNDCSRPYVKGDAGKELEKIMKGAGISFQCPAFGFTVKERLPSQPYTSLFTDIAERAFERTGLRYFIQHERDKLIVLAEGNNPYVPVFQANMLEASSTGESLEEVYTAVTVERYEGDRVAGKVTKEHSELMKKVGRMQKIIDAGEEKNLTSLASKQLATLAKIPRTRSITVRHTNSLIARLRAGWMVKIQESNGQQSSWIVTSCNTRWKNREFVMDLQLEWRG, encoded by the coding sequence ATGCGTGTCATTTATGGAAAAGATGCTACCCGACTGGAACTAACACCAGCCGTGACGGATATCTCCTGGTCTTCTTCCAGAGGACAGATCGCTCAGTCGTGTCAGATTCAACTGCGCAATCCCCCGGTATTAGCTGCTGCTGGCTATCTCATGATGTTTCCTCATGAGTTAAAGGAGAGCGAGCAGCTTTTTCACGGGCCCTTAGTGGAATGGAATCGGGACGAAAAGACGAAGGATGTGAGCGGGACTGCATATGAGCTTTCCTGGTATTTACAAAAAAATGATTGCTCAAGACCCTATGTAAAAGGAGATGCAGGGAAGGAGCTGGAGAAGATTATGAAGGGGGCAGGCATTTCGTTTCAATGTCCAGCCTTTGGATTTACCGTAAAAGAACGGCTCCCTTCCCAGCCGTATACTTCGTTGTTCACCGATATAGCAGAGAGAGCCTTTGAACGAACAGGACTTCGTTATTTTATCCAGCATGAACGCGATAAGCTAATCGTACTAGCAGAGGGGAACAATCCCTATGTCCCTGTGTTTCAAGCTAACATGCTGGAGGCAAGCTCTACGGGAGAAAGCCTGGAGGAAGTGTACACGGCAGTAACGGTAGAACGCTATGAAGGAGATCGGGTGGCAGGTAAAGTCACGAAGGAACATAGTGAGTTGATGAAAAAGGTAGGACGAATGCAGAAAATCATTGATGCAGGTGAGGAGAAGAACCTCACCTCTTTGGCGTCCAAACAGCTTGCTACGTTAGCTAAAATACCGCGAACACGCTCCATAACCGTTCGTCACACAAACTCACTCATTGCTAGATTGCGGGCAGGCTGGATGGTGAAAATTCAGGAGTCAAATGGTCAACAAAGTAGTTGGATCGTGACCTCCTGCAATACGCGGTGGAAAAACAGGGAGTTTGTGATGGACTTACAACTGGAATGGAGAGGATAG
- a CDS encoding phage tail sheath subtilisin-like domain-containing protein has translation MTIQRERPGVNVELKAKAQERVLPKSGVVLVPYLAEWGAPDQVITMKGYEERVAETFGQIGILELAAEGGATVVGYRMTNGKGVAATYSQEGSFAIEARYPGLVGNELQISIKDSTAELGKKELQVKGPVKTEKFSFANMDELVTKAEQSIYIKVKKLGDKAAEETTLTSLSGGTSGITTLAANDFTTLFNSIAGIDFDAMYLPSADAGIQAAAKQFMVDRELFSKKRSTLVIGGMPEKDSNMNEHVERSVANNSRRVVNCAIAGQHVNGKTYGSLEWAAWLAGMIAATPAHISLSAQLVPLKKATKDWGHTEIQNALNSGTLIAVRDGDVYLIESAVNTLTTLKAVEREDFGKIRVSMTLDQIVNDITSVGKKYKGKLDNNDIGGATFVGAVKTYLEVREAQGAIEQGWIFEDKKNGIGDKRGFRLAAKPLDAIELFDIEWEVL, from the coding sequence ATGACAATCCAACGTGAACGACCAGGTGTAAACGTAGAATTAAAAGCGAAAGCGCAGGAACGAGTTCTACCTAAAAGTGGTGTGGTACTTGTACCATATCTAGCTGAATGGGGAGCTCCTGATCAAGTCATTACTATGAAGGGCTATGAAGAGCGCGTAGCAGAAACCTTTGGACAAATTGGAATTTTAGAGTTGGCCGCAGAAGGAGGCGCTACTGTAGTTGGCTATCGTATGACGAACGGTAAGGGTGTCGCGGCTACCTATTCGCAAGAAGGTTCCTTTGCCATCGAAGCACGTTATCCAGGCCTAGTTGGTAACGAACTACAAATCTCGATTAAAGATTCAACAGCAGAATTAGGGAAAAAGGAATTACAGGTCAAAGGTCCGGTAAAAACAGAGAAGTTTTCTTTTGCAAATATGGACGAGCTAGTAACCAAAGCAGAACAATCCATTTATATCAAAGTGAAAAAGCTGGGTGACAAAGCGGCAGAAGAAACAACGCTGACGTCACTGTCAGGTGGAACAAGTGGCATCACTACTCTAGCGGCAAATGACTTTACCACTTTATTTAACTCCATCGCAGGTATTGATTTCGACGCGATGTATTTGCCGTCAGCTGACGCTGGAATTCAAGCAGCAGCCAAACAATTCATGGTTGATCGCGAGCTTTTCAGCAAAAAACGTAGCACGCTAGTAATCGGTGGTATGCCAGAAAAAGATAGCAACATGAACGAGCATGTAGAGCGTTCTGTAGCCAACAATTCTCGACGTGTCGTAAACTGCGCCATTGCAGGTCAACATGTGAACGGCAAGACCTATGGAAGCCTAGAATGGGCGGCATGGCTAGCTGGTATGATTGCCGCTACACCTGCCCACATTTCTCTGAGTGCACAGCTGGTTCCGTTGAAAAAAGCGACAAAAGATTGGGGACACACCGAAATTCAAAATGCACTTAACTCTGGTACATTGATTGCAGTTCGTGACGGTGACGTGTACTTGATTGAAAGTGCCGTCAATACCTTAACGACATTAAAAGCAGTAGAGCGTGAGGATTTTGGTAAAATTCGCGTTTCGATGACGCTCGACCAAATTGTTAATGACATTACCTCTGTAGGCAAAAAGTATAAAGGTAAACTGGATAATAACGATATTGGCGGTGCGACGTTTGTTGGTGCGGTTAAAACCTACCTTGAAGTGCGTGAAGCGCAAGGAGCTATTGAACAGGGCTGGATTTTTGAAGATAAGAAAAATGGAATTGGTGACAAACGTGGTTTCCGCCTAGCAGCCAAGCCACTTGATGCTATTGAGCTTTTCGATATTGAATGGGAGGTGCTGTAA
- a CDS encoding sigma factor-like helix-turn-helix DNA-binding protein, with product MTKNMKKLITSYKATKKQLKSMLAQVANSDQRASADCVHGTDQEALRSSLAASIRDVEYAILWLETGRQPDNQRGIERRSKEQREILLDPFKMQSYVTPGTGGCRVGVSDAERDLIDFYLQFVTEKERECYLMVHGSGFTHEKAAEMLFLSRGNVSTLLSRAQQKIEFAKNLTAILAMAVFFLISGGVKTLHYERLFAWGRSHL from the coding sequence ATGACAAAAAACATGAAAAAACTAATTACTTCCTATAAAGCAACCAAGAAACAACTAAAGAGTATGTTAGCCCAAGTAGCGAATTCGGATCAACGAGCTAGTGCTGACTGTGTACATGGAACTGATCAGGAAGCATTACGTAGTAGTCTAGCTGCAAGCATTCGCGATGTGGAGTATGCGATTCTATGGCTTGAAACAGGCAGACAGCCAGATAATCAACGTGGCATTGAGAGACGATCAAAGGAACAGCGAGAGATTTTATTAGACCCTTTTAAAATGCAGAGCTATGTGACTCCGGGAACAGGCGGATGCCGAGTCGGTGTAAGTGATGCCGAACGAGACCTAATCGATTTCTATCTTCAATTTGTCACAGAAAAAGAAAGAGAATGCTATCTGATGGTGCATGGGAGTGGCTTTACTCATGAGAAAGCTGCTGAAATGCTCTTTCTATCTCGAGGAAATGTATCCACCTTGCTGTCACGTGCCCAACAAAAAATTGAGTTTGCCAAGAATCTAACAGCTATCCTTGCGATGGCTGTTTTCTTTTTAATCAGCGGAGGTGTAAAAACCCTTCATTACGAACGTTTGTTTGCGTGGGGCAGAAGCCACCTATAA
- a CDS encoding XtrA/YqaO family protein: MRSTEMKLTLDMKQITIPVGEEASMVLIDPVQGKIKIVPLVHHGETVVKSSQGKIAKIAFQENELF, from the coding sequence ATGCGGTCTACAGAGATGAAACTAACACTGGACATGAAACAGATAACAATTCCGGTCGGTGAGGAAGCTAGTATGGTTCTCATCGATCCTGTTCAAGGGAAGATTAAAATAGTGCCTCTGGTTCACCACGGTGAGACTGTCGTCAAATCTAGTCAAGGAAAGATAGCCAAAATAGCATTTCAAGAAAATGAATTATTTTAA
- a CDS encoding helix-turn-helix domain-containing protein: MTLGERLKEKRKEYKWTQKEIADKLGVDNTTVSKWESNTYEPDATSLKELAEIYQTSTDYLLNKQSKEENHFSSDDSEEATGLAFITGGDSLTAEEAEYLKESLELFRRMKEKRAKSR, from the coding sequence ATGACTCTTGGAGAACGATTAAAGGAAAAACGAAAAGAATATAAATGGACCCAAAAAGAGATTGCAGACAAACTAGGCGTCGACAACACCACTGTCTCAAAATGGGAATCAAATACCTATGAGCCGGATGCTACTTCGCTTAAGGAATTAGCTGAAATATATCAAACCTCTACAGACTATTTGCTCAACAAACAGTCTAAAGAAGAAAATCATTTCTCCTCAGATGATAGCGAAGAAGCTACAGGACTTGCCTTTATCACAGGTGGCGACTCTTTAACAGCAGAAGAGGCGGAGTACTTGAAGGAAAGCTTGGAGCTTTTTCGAAGAATGAAAGAAAAGCGGGCAAAGTCTAGGTGA
- a CDS encoding ABC transporter permease, producing MTFQQYARNNVMRNKRAYAAHFLSCAFSVMMFFTYSLISFHPELQGDLTGWSVTMNSLGKMAMKLPPYFIFIFSFFFVLYSVSAFLQTRKKEFGILLIHGMTNKQLNKLVFMENMIIGVLSMVSGILVGLVFAKLVLLISADMLAITKGLPFYLPYKAIGITLLAFFVLFLAISFFTSRTMRVNKLVELMQAGEKPKPEPKASIWLSILAVVLIGTGYLCVFYFALGTYLFTLLFGGVVLVVIGTYFFFTQCSVFIIRFLQKRDRLFFKRTNILTMSELVYRMRDNANMFFMVAVVSAVAFVAIGTCAAMGNQELAKIKNPYAFTYVSYSKNPQEKEHVALIGKELTNAGFSYHQAYGEIFWADNNSVMSITNYNHLAQALGYPTETLNEGEFLWIPGKFAQERGFSKQSIEKQLQITNGNVKLDLSLKKAVDHMVTPQNFYDDYYVAVTDQAYEQILAGRFEANADSHTDSLEPQKESGQLNTSDQASSQDLQESESETVSLPIRINVFVVDDWVNTVDIANQLSEALLNYESPYQFSALSLEWKEAKQENGLLLISSVMIGIVFFTFASSFLYFRLYTDLDREHAQYQLIGKLGLTGKELRKTVTRQLLIMFFLPIVIAIVHSGVAFTALQQLLPYSVVTSSVIVLGCFVAAQFLYFWLIRWRYLKLLHRGIV from the coding sequence ATGACTTTTCAACAATACGCTCGTAATAATGTAATGCGCAACAAGCGAGCTTATGCTGCCCATTTTTTAAGCTGTGCCTTCTCCGTGATGATGTTTTTCACCTATTCCCTGATCTCTTTTCATCCTGAATTGCAAGGAGATTTAACAGGCTGGAGTGTAACAATGAATTCGCTTGGAAAAATGGCGATGAAATTGCCTCCTTATTTCATCTTCATCTTCTCTTTCTTCTTTGTTTTGTATTCTGTCAGTGCTTTTTTGCAAACACGGAAAAAAGAATTTGGCATTTTGCTTATTCATGGAATGACCAACAAGCAATTAAACAAGCTTGTATTTATGGAGAATATGATTATTGGCGTTCTTTCTATGGTATCAGGAATATTGGTTGGTCTGGTATTTGCCAAGCTTGTGTTACTGATTAGTGCAGATATGCTAGCTATTACGAAAGGATTACCATTCTATTTGCCCTATAAAGCAATCGGAATTACCCTACTGGCCTTTTTCGTGCTGTTTTTAGCTATTTCTTTCTTCACCTCCAGAACCATGAGGGTCAATAAGCTGGTGGAGCTAATGCAAGCAGGTGAGAAACCGAAGCCGGAGCCTAAGGCTTCTATTTGGTTATCGATTCTTGCTGTTGTGTTGATTGGAACAGGGTATCTTTGTGTTTTCTATTTCGCGCTGGGGACTTATCTATTTACGCTATTATTTGGCGGGGTGGTACTGGTTGTCATTGGAACGTACTTCTTTTTTACTCAGTGCAGTGTATTTATCATTCGGTTTTTACAGAAGCGGGACAGGCTATTTTTTAAAAGAACCAACATCCTGACGATGTCAGAATTGGTATACCGCATGCGAGACAATGCCAATATGTTTTTTATGGTAGCGGTAGTCTCAGCAGTAGCCTTTGTAGCTATTGGAACTTGCGCAGCTATGGGAAATCAGGAACTGGCTAAAATAAAAAATCCATATGCGTTTACCTATGTTTCTTATTCGAAAAATCCACAGGAGAAGGAGCATGTTGCTCTGATTGGAAAAGAGTTAACGAACGCAGGCTTCTCTTATCATCAGGCCTATGGTGAAATATTCTGGGCTGACAATAATTCGGTCATGTCCATCACTAATTATAACCATCTGGCACAAGCCCTTGGTTATCCAACAGAAACCTTGAACGAAGGAGAATTTTTGTGGATACCAGGGAAATTTGCCCAAGAACGGGGATTTTCAAAACAAAGCATTGAGAAACAGCTCCAGATTACAAATGGAAATGTAAAGCTGGATTTATCATTAAAAAAAGCGGTTGATCATATGGTTACGCCACAAAATTTCTACGATGATTATTATGTGGCAGTAACAGATCAGGCCTACGAACAAATTCTTGCTGGTCGGTTTGAAGCTAATGCGGATTCACACACAGATTCCCTAGAGCCACAAAAGGAAAGCGGCCAGTTAAATACTTCAGACCAAGCATCATCCCAAGATTTGCAAGAATCTGAATCAGAAACCGTGTCTCTTCCTATTAGAATCAATGTCTTTGTGGTCGATGACTGGGTAAACACTGTAGATATAGCAAATCAATTGAGTGAAGCGTTGCTAAACTATGAATCACCGTATCAGTTTTCTGCCTTAAGCTTGGAGTGGAAAGAGGCAAAGCAAGAGAATGGATTATTACTGATATCCAGCGTTATGATTGGCATTGTGTTCTTCACATTTGCTTCTAGCTTTCTATATTTCCGATTATATACGGATTTGGACAGGGAGCATGCGCAATATCAGCTAATCGGAAAGCTAGGCCTTACCGGTAAAGAATTAAGAAAAACCGTGACAAGACAGTTGCTTATTATGTTCTTCCTACCTATCGTAATAGCGATTGTACACAGTGGAGTTGCATTTACTGCCCTACAGCAATTGCTTCCATATTCGGTGGTGACTAGTTCTGTGATTGTTCTCGGATGTTTTGTGGCTGCCCAGTTTCTGTATTTCTGGCTGATTCGCTGGCGGTATCTTAAATTGCTGCACAGAGGCATAGTTTAA
- a CDS encoding ABC transporter ATP-binding protein has translation MDIVKARALSKVYQGKISYEALSNIDLTIKEGEFVGIMGPSGSGKTTLLNMISTIDSPTSGEVFINNQNPHLLSPDQLALFRRRELGFVFQSFNLLHTLTVKENILLPLTLDGTSLDKMNDKVTAIADKLGITPILNKRTYEISGGQAQRTAIARAMIHQPKLLLADEPTGNLDSKAARDVMQLLSTYNEYDQTTMMLVTHDAFAASYCHRVVFIKDGKLFNEVYRGDNRQAFYQKIMNVLSLLGGEAHDFSTIRS, from the coding sequence ATGGATATCGTAAAGGCTCGTGCACTTAGCAAAGTTTATCAAGGAAAGATTTCCTATGAAGCATTATCCAATATTGATTTGACCATTAAAGAAGGAGAGTTTGTTGGAATCATGGGACCGTCGGGGAGTGGTAAAACCACCTTGCTTAACATGATTTCTACAATTGATTCGCCCACATCAGGGGAAGTATTTATTAACAATCAAAACCCTCATCTCCTTTCGCCAGATCAATTGGCGCTATTTCGAAGACGGGAATTGGGGTTTGTGTTTCAATCATTTAACCTTTTACATACGTTGACTGTTAAAGAGAACATTCTATTACCGTTAACTCTTGATGGTACTAGCTTGGATAAAATGAATGATAAAGTAACCGCTATCGCTGACAAATTAGGCATTACTCCTATTTTAAATAAACGTACGTATGAGATTTCAGGGGGACAAGCCCAGCGAACAGCGATAGCAAGAGCAATGATTCATCAACCGAAATTACTGCTTGCCGATGAACCAACAGGTAATTTGGACTCAAAGGCAGCGCGGGATGTCATGCAATTGTTATCAACCTACAACGAGTACGATCAAACTACTATGATGTTGGTGACACATGATGCTTTCGCTGCTAGCTATTGCCATCGAGTTGTTTTTATTAAAGATGGAAAGCTCTTTAATGAAGTATATCGTGGTGATAATCGTCAGGCATTCTATCAGAAAATCATGAATGTATTGTCGTTATTAGGGGGAGAGGCACATGACTTTTCAACAATACGCTCGTAA
- a CDS encoding sensor histidine kinase, with translation MLLLLLVFWFDGYNHVLTALYAIFLGNFLLLMYLTYRYVSHRSFYLRLSQPLEVMHEFMSEYNHSPLPEALEILLDAQYRGYQEQIKSWERQHQGHITFMNQWVHQMKTPLSVIELITQREDDERFESIAEETDKLRKGLDMALYIARLETFEQDFSVDHVHLLPIVNKVVHDNKGFFIRNYVYPDVKIESTLTVETDAKWLVFMLDQLLSNAIKYSAGTHEKVTISAYTQGEAVVLEVQDRGVGIPTADLPRVFRSFFTGENGREFKESTGMGLYLVKEVAEKLNHSVEIQSEAGKGTIVQIIFPYASRRTLNRYG, from the coding sequence ATGCTTCTTCTCTTGCTTGTCTTTTGGTTCGATGGCTATAATCATGTGCTGACAGCTTTGTACGCTATTTTTTTAGGGAATTTTCTTTTACTGATGTATCTTACGTACCGATATGTGAGCCATCGTTCTTTTTATCTACGTCTATCCCAGCCGCTCGAGGTAATGCATGAGTTCATGTCAGAATACAACCATTCGCCGCTTCCTGAAGCCTTAGAAATCTTATTAGATGCCCAATATAGAGGGTATCAGGAGCAGATAAAGAGCTGGGAACGTCAGCATCAAGGTCATATTACCTTTATGAATCAGTGGGTACATCAAATGAAAACCCCTTTATCCGTCATTGAATTAATTACTCAGAGGGAAGATGACGAGCGGTTTGAAAGCATTGCGGAGGAGACAGATAAGCTACGCAAAGGCTTAGACATGGCTTTATATATCGCAAGGCTGGAAACGTTTGAACAGGATTTTAGCGTGGACCATGTTCATCTATTGCCGATTGTAAATAAGGTTGTTCATGACAATAAGGGCTTTTTCATCCGAAATTATGTTTATCCTGACGTAAAAATAGAATCGACATTAACAGTAGAAACGGATGCGAAATGGTTGGTCTTTATGCTAGATCAGTTGTTATCGAATGCTATTAAATATTCAGCGGGTACCCATGAAAAAGTGACGATTTCTGCTTATACACAGGGTGAGGCTGTTGTTTTGGAAGTACAGGATAGAGGAGTAGGTATTCCGACTGCTGATCTTCCTCGCGTGTTTCGCTCCTTTTTTACCGGAGAAAATGGGAGAGAGTTCAAGGAATCCACAGGAATGGGCCTTTATTTGGTCAAGGAAGTGGCGGAAAAACTGAATCATTCGGTCGAAATCCAGTCTGAAGCGGGGAAAGGAACGATTGTACAGATAATTTTTCCTTACGCTTCTCGCCGCACTTTGAATAGGTATGGCTGA